The Procambarus clarkii isolate CNS0578487 chromosome 76, FALCON_Pclarkii_2.0, whole genome shotgun sequence genome includes a window with the following:
- the LOC138357114 gene encoding uncharacterized protein: MKLIVLKIPTTITLQSTSSNNSRISSSSSRSSSRSSNNRSSSSKSSNSRSSSSNSRSNSSSSSRSSSNNSSSSSSSKSNNSRSSSSNSSNNSSSKSSRSSSSSSSNKSISNNRSRNSSSRSSSSRSSRSSSSSNNRSRNSSSSSSSSRSSRSSSSSNNRSRNSSSSSSSSRSSRSSSSSSSNKSSSNNRSRNSSSRSSSSRSSSRSSSSTSPWSLRESCFVLI; encoded by the coding sequence ATGAAATTAATTGTTCTTAAAATTCCAACAACCATTACCTTACAGAgtacaagcagcaacaacagtagaatcagcagcagtagcagccgcAGTAGCAGCAGGAGTAGCAACAACCGTAGCagtagcagcaagagcagcaacagcagaagtagcagcagcaacagcagaagtaacagcagcagtagcagccgcagtagcagcaacaacagtagcagcagcagtagcagcaagagCAATAACAGCAGaagtagcagcagtaacagcagcaacaacagtagcagcaagagtagcagaagtagcagcagcagcagtagcaacaaaagTATCAGCAACAATAGAAgccgcaacagtagcagcaggagTAGTAGCAGCCGCAGTAGcagaagtagcagcagtagcaacaatagaagccgcaacagtagcagcagcagtagtagcagccgcagtagcagaagtagcagcagtagcaacaatagaagtcgcaacagtagcagcagcagtagtagcagccgcagtagcagaagtagcagcagcagcagtagcaacaaaagTAGCAGCAACAATAGAAgccgcaacagtagcagcaggagTAGTAGCAGCCGCAGTAGCAGccgcagtagcagcagcaccagtcctTGGTCCTTGCGCGAGTCATGTTTTGTCTTAATTTAA